A stretch of the Arachis stenosperma cultivar V10309 chromosome 6, arast.V10309.gnm1.PFL2, whole genome shotgun sequence genome encodes the following:
- the LOC130936036 gene encoding carbonic anhydrase Nec1-like: MAHQSHISTAFLLISITILFHSALLTTAALVEPGYKYNEKSKEGPEHWGDLKKEWEACKNGDMQSPIDLSNKRVQVVPITSREMRMHYKPQRAILANRGHDIAVNWQGDAGYLDINGTHFFLQQAHWHWPSEHTINGRTYDLELHMVHVNTQPDGTNKTAVFALLYKYGSLPDPFLSKLGKYMMEIHEEEEEEKSIGVVHPLEIKMGGHMHYRYMGSLTAPPCTEGVIWTINKKIRSVSSGQVKLMKETVLKYYAKKNARPLQHLNEREVQLYRIAKSKNKY; the protein is encoded by the exons CTAATATCAATAACAATCCTTTTTCATTCCGCGTTGTTAACCACAGCTGCTCTTGTTGAACCTG GGTACAAATATAATGAAAAGAGCAAGGAGGGACCTGAACATTGGGGTGATCTTAAGAAAGAATGGGAAGCATGTAAAAACGGGGACATGCAATCTCCTATTGATTTGTCCAATAAGAGAGTGCAAGTGGTGCCAATCACATCAAGGGAGATGAGGATGCACTACAAGCCTCAACGTGCTATTCTCGCTAACAGAGGCCACGACATCGCGGTCAATTGGCAGGGAGATGCTGGCTACCTTGACATCAATGGAACACACTTCTTCCTCCAACAAGCCCACTGGCACTGGCCTTCCGAGCATACCATCAACGGCCGAACCTATGACTTGGAGCTCCACATGGTTCATGTAAACACCCAGCCTGATGGAACAAATAAGACCGCTGTGTTTGCTCTTCTCTACAAATATGGCTCATTGCCCGATCCATTTTTGTCTAAG TTGGGGAAGTATATGATGGAGATTcatgaggaagaggaagaggagaaaagcATAGGAGTGGTTCATCCCTTGGAAATCAAGATGGGTGGCCATATGCACTACAGGTACATGGGATCTCTCACTGCTCCTCCTTGCACTGAAGGTGTCATTTGGACTATCAATAAAAAG ATACGAAGTGTTTCATCGGGCCAAGTGAAGTTGATGAAGGAAACAGTACTTAAATAT TATGCAAAAAAGAATGCGAGGCCACTGCAGCACCTTAACGAGCGAGAGGTACAACTCTACCGGATAGCAAAGTCAAAGAACAAATATTAA
- the LOC130934151 gene encoding uncharacterized protein LOC130934151: MTDEELQTFCLIEIEKLLQANGKSLRDFAGMPLPNVNLVSQFSNYMVLRELEYGISVMLEEHDSNFPKLNEEQKSIYDRIIHCVTNKEHGLFFIYGFGGTGKTFLYKLLSSKLRSQRRIVINVVSSGIASLLLPVGKTAHSMFGIPIELNKDTICKIPKDSPKADLIQLAELIIWDEAPMTNKLAFEALDKSFRDIMTSISVSYKDLPFGGKIIVLGGDFRQVLLAIPKASRAEIVMASINSLILWKHFEVLTLTKNMRLESVTNQSNLKELKRFSDWILQIGEGRIGTIINEKLLVQILNEFLIFPSNNPIDDIINAIYPDIVRNFDDTGFFQDRAILALKVEIVKEINDHIVQLLPGTEKEYLSADSICGSDAYCDVDVDWINTEFLNQIKCLGLPNHSLKLKKGVPIILLRNIDPASGLCNGTHLIVRDLGTNVIGAEIVSGSHIGDKVFIPRMNLIPSDAGIPFKFQRR, translated from the coding sequence ATGACTGACGAAGAGTTACAAACATTTTGTCTAATAGAGATAGAGAAATTGCTACAGGCCAATGGAAAATCATTAAGAGATTTTGCTGGTATGCCGCTTCCTAATGTTAATTTGGTCTCACAATTTAGTAATTATATGGTGTTGCGTGAATTAGAATATGGCATTTCTGTGATGCTTGAAGAACACGATTCAAATTTTCCAAAGTTGAATGAAGAACAGAAGTCAATCTATGATAGGATTATACATTGTGTTACTAACAAGGAACACGGGTTATTTTTCATTTATGGGTTTGGTGGGACTGGAAAAACTTTTTTGTATAAACTCTTATCTTCCAAATTGCGTTCTCAAAGAAGAATTGTTATTAATGTTGTTTCAAGTGGAATTGCTTCATTATTGTTACCTGTTGGTAAGACAGCTCATTCTATGTTTGGTATCCCAATTGAATTGAATAAAGATACTATTTGTAAAATTCCGAAAGATAGTCCTAAGGCTGATTTAATTCAACTTGCTGAGCTGATTATTTGGGATGAAGCTCCAATGACTAACAAGTTGGCATTTGAAGCTTTAGACAAAAGTTTTCGAGACATAATGACATCGATTTCAGTGTCTTACAAAGATCTACCTTTTGGAGGAAAAATCATTGTTCTTGGAGGTGATTTTCGACAGGTTTTGCTTGCTATTCCTAAAGCTTCTCGTGCTGAGATTGTTATGGCATCAATcaattctttaattctttggAAGCACTTTGAAGTGTTGACGTTGACAAAAAATATGCGGTTAGAAAGTGTTACAAATCAATCAAATCTGAAAGAATTGAAAAGGTTTTCTGATTGGATTCTTCAGATTGGAGAAGGGCGTATTGGGACAATAATTAACGAAAAGCTTTTAGTTCAAATTCTAAATGAGTTTCTGATTTTTCCTTCTAATAATCCAATTGATGATATTATAAATGCAATTTATCCTGACATAGTTAGAAACTTTGATGATACTGGTTTTTTCCAAGACAGAGCCATATTAGCTTTAAAAGTAGAGATTGTTAAAGAAATCAATGATCACATTGTTCAATTGCTACCTGGGACAGAAAAAGAGTATCTAAGTGCTGATTCTATATGTGGTAGTGATGCTTATTGTGACGTTGATGTTGATTGGATAAATACTGAGTTTTTGAATCAAATAAAATGTTTAGGGTTACCGAATCACtcattgaaattgaagaaaggtgTGCCTATTATTTTGTTGAGAAATATTGATCCAGCTAGTGGCTTATGCAATGGTACTCACCTTATTGTTAGAGATCTAGGAACAAATGTGATTGGAGCTGAGATTGTCTCAGGGAGTCACATTGGAGATAAAGTTTTCATTCCTCGGATGAATTTAATTCCGAGTGATGCTGGGATACCTTTCAAATTTCAACGGAGATAA